One Bacteroidota bacterium genomic window carries:
- a CDS encoding radical SAM protein yields the protein MPTFLFDQIIFGPVKSRRLGVSLGINLLPSTSKVCNFDCIYCECGLTKSTVGKLPERKEVIQKLESFLKQSNQEGKTIDAITFAGNGEPTMHADFAGIIDDTYKLRNLYYPKAEIALLSNATTLGSSKVLRAFEKIDQCILKLDSVNPSTVKLLNCPLGNFSIEQTIQRLRQLKGIIIQTMFVKGSFKGIAVDNTTEEELVPWLETLSAIHPSMVMIYTIARDTPFDTLEKVPLKQLEDIGKRVEALGIQVQISG from the coding sequence ATGCCAACCTTCTTATTCGATCAGATAATTTTTGGACCTGTAAAAAGTCGTCGCCTGGGCGTTTCATTAGGCATTAATCTGTTGCCTTCGACGAGTAAGGTGTGTAATTTCGATTGTATATATTGCGAATGTGGACTTACAAAGAGTACTGTCGGCAAACTGCCTGAAAGGAAAGAGGTGATTCAGAAGCTCGAGTCTTTTTTAAAGCAATCGAACCAGGAAGGTAAAACCATCGATGCCATTACTTTTGCCGGAAACGGTGAACCTACTATGCATGCAGATTTTGCGGGAATCATTGACGATACTTACAAGCTTCGAAACCTTTATTACCCAAAGGCAGAAATAGCGCTGCTGAGCAATGCCACTACCCTGGGGAGCAGCAAGGTGCTTAGGGCATTCGAAAAGATCGATCAGTGCATCCTAAAACTCGATTCGGTCAATCCTTCTACGGTAAAACTTTTAAATTGTCCACTTGGGAATTTCAGCATAGAACAAACTATTCAAAGACTCAGGCAACTTAAAGGAATTATCATTCAAACTATGTTTGTAAAAGGTAGTTTCAAAGGCATTGCTGTGGACAATACTACGGAAGAAGAATTGGTTCCCTGGCTCGAAACACTTTCAGCCATTCATCCTTCTATGGTTATGATTTATACCATTGCGCGCGATACCCCTTTCGATACACTCGAAAAAGTGCCTTTGAAACAATTAGAAGACATTGGAAAAAGGGTTGAAGCTCTCGGGATTCAGGTTCAAATATCGGGCTAA
- a CDS encoding CPBP family intramembrane metalloprotease translates to MYIEQALKNENQWWRYLITFFIVGAAQFIGSLPLSLVIILKNLSSGEALDYKASLNPEIIGISQNMGLFLIMLPMVLTFFALLLAMRYIHGQSLREIFTSASRIRWKNFFFALITWGVMLIVAEIITYGFTPEQYSFNYKASEFYVLLVISILMIPLQAGAEELYFRGNLFQGLGILSRSKIIALLVTSLAFGLLHFSNPEVKQFGFLPSMTYYVGFGLFMGILVLLDGGLEMPIAIHTINNFFGATLVGYSGSVLQTPSLIKMNHYNANAMLIFFVVFAILYLLISKKIFKWKSIGFAFKMQE, encoded by the coding sequence ATGTATATTGAACAAGCCCTTAAAAACGAGAACCAGTGGTGGCGGTACCTGATTACTTTCTTTATCGTGGGTGCTGCCCAGTTTATAGGGTCGCTTCCCTTGTCGCTGGTAATCATTTTAAAAAACCTTTCATCGGGCGAAGCTCTCGACTACAAGGCCTCACTTAACCCTGAAATCATTGGAATCAGCCAAAACATGGGCTTGTTTTTAATTATGTTGCCCATGGTGCTGACCTTTTTTGCCTTGCTTCTGGCTATGCGCTACATACACGGTCAAAGCCTTCGGGAGATATTCACCTCGGCCTCAAGAATACGCTGGAAGAATTTTTTCTTTGCTCTCATCACCTGGGGTGTTATGTTGATAGTAGCCGAAATTATTACCTATGGATTTACTCCGGAACAATACTCCTTTAACTACAAGGCCTCCGAATTTTATGTTTTGCTAGTTATTTCTATACTCATGATCCCCTTGCAGGCTGGAGCTGAAGAGTTGTATTTCCGGGGAAATCTTTTTCAAGGCCTAGGTATTCTTAGCCGGTCGAAAATAATTGCCTTGCTGGTAACCTCCCTGGCTTTTGGATTACTTCATTTCAGCAACCCTGAAGTAAAACAATTCGGATTTCTACCTTCGATGACTTACTATGTTGGCTTTGGATTATTTATGGGCATTCTGGTTTTACTAGACGGAGGTCTTGAAATGCCCATTGCCATTCACACGATAAATAATTTTTTCGGAGCAACCCTGGTAGGTTATTCAGGCTCTGTGCTGCAAACACCATCGCTTATTAAAATGAACCATTACAATGCCAATGCGATGCTCATTTTTTTTGTAGTGTTTGCCATACTCTACCTACTTATTTCGAAAAAAATATTTAAGTGGAAAAGTATTGGCTTTGCCTTTAAAATGCAAGAATAA
- a CDS encoding purine-nucleoside phosphorylase — translation MLQKIKRSAEYIHKIIESKPNKALILGSGLGGFIRDVEILHEIPYRSIPDFPQTTVEGHSGNLIHARIGDKEILIMQGRIHYYEGYSMEQLAYPVRVLKYLGVEYLFLSNASGGMNPEYNIGDLMIITDHINLMPNPLIGAHSAEFGARFPDMSQAYSKELINHALKLAASKKIQVHQGVYVATTGPTYETPAEYRYFRIIGGDAVGMSTVPEAIVANQMGMKCFAISVITDLGISGKIETITHEQVQIAASKAEPRMATIMKDLILQF, via the coding sequence ATGTTACAAAAAATAAAAAGATCGGCCGAATACATCCATAAAATTATAGAAAGCAAACCCAATAAAGCCCTAATTCTCGGATCGGGTCTGGGAGGTTTTATTAGAGATGTGGAAATTCTGCATGAAATTCCATATCGTTCAATTCCAGACTTTCCGCAAACAACTGTGGAAGGCCATTCGGGCAATCTGATTCACGCCCGAATCGGCGATAAAGAAATACTGATCATGCAGGGTCGAATTCACTATTACGAAGGCTATTCGATGGAGCAACTGGCCTATCCGGTAAGGGTATTAAAATATCTGGGAGTGGAATATCTTTTTCTTTCCAATGCCAGCGGCGGCATGAACCCTGAATACAACATCGGAGATCTGATGATTATAACTGACCATATTAACTTAATGCCCAATCCGCTTATTGGTGCGCACAGTGCCGAGTTCGGTGCCCGCTTTCCGGATATGAGCCAGGCATACAGTAAAGAACTTATCAATCATGCCCTAAAGCTTGCTGCATCGAAAAAAATTCAAGTACACCAGGGTGTATATGTGGCCACTACCGGACCAACTTATGAAACCCCTGCTGAATATAGATATTTCCGTATTATTGGTGGCGATGCAGTTGGAATGTCGACCGTACCCGAAGCAATTGTTGCAAACCAGATGGGCATGAAATGTTTTGCCATTTCAGTAATTACCGATTTAGGAATATCAGGTAAAATTGAGACCATCACACATGAACAGGTACAAATTGCCGCTTCGAAAGCGGAACCCAGAATGGCCACCATTATGAAAGACCTGATTTTACAATTTTAG
- the lpxK gene encoding tetraacyldisaccharide 4'-kinase codes for MRWLLIPFTPLYGLVVRIRHKLFDWKILKSVRFEVATICVGNITVGGTGKTPHIEYLVDLLHKSLPIAVLSRGYGRRTKGFVLAGKKSTPISIGDESYQIFRKYNNILVAVCEKRVKGIKNLLETNRKIKVILLDDAFQHRYVDAGLNIVLIDYNRPVFKDIMLPAGNLRDSRNQLKRADIVLVTKVPDTFSPLEKRLWMNELKLFPYQKLFFTSLVYKNAIPLFKETSEKLSVEKIKKENGIVLLVTGIANPTPLKNYLESNEITFQHLEFADHHLFNESDLERIRIQFDLIPGRKKIILTTEKDAVRLKTLKRFPRSLRDKTYYLPIRINFLEKSHTEFDKLIVNYVTKNKKIGRIHP; via the coding sequence ATGCGCTGGCTACTAATTCCATTCACACCCCTCTACGGACTGGTAGTTCGAATAAGGCATAAACTATTCGATTGGAAAATTCTAAAATCGGTTAGGTTTGAAGTCGCTACTATTTGTGTTGGAAACATTACCGTGGGTGGAACGGGAAAAACTCCCCATATCGAATACCTGGTTGATCTTTTACATAAGTCACTACCTATTGCAGTGCTTAGCCGGGGTTATGGCAGGCGCACAAAGGGTTTTGTGCTGGCAGGAAAAAAATCAACACCAATAAGCATAGGTGACGAATCCTATCAGATTTTCAGAAAATACAATAACATTCTGGTGGCTGTTTGCGAGAAACGTGTAAAAGGAATAAAAAACCTTCTCGAAACCAATCGCAAGATTAAAGTGATTTTACTCGACGATGCCTTTCAACACCGCTACGTCGATGCCGGATTAAATATTGTACTTATCGATTACAACCGTCCTGTTTTCAAAGACATCATGCTTCCGGCAGGCAACCTTCGCGATAGCCGCAATCAGTTAAAAAGAGCCGATATTGTGCTTGTGACCAAAGTGCCCGACACTTTTAGTCCACTCGAAAAAAGACTGTGGATGAACGAGCTGAAACTATTTCCCTATCAAAAACTTTTCTTTACTTCTCTGGTCTATAAGAATGCCATCCCTCTGTTTAAAGAAACCAGCGAAAAACTTTCGGTAGAAAAAATTAAAAAGGAAAATGGAATCGTTTTGTTGGTAACAGGGATTGCCAACCCTACCCCATTAAAAAATTATTTAGAGTCAAACGAAATTACTTTTCAGCATCTTGAATTTGCTGATCATCATCTATTTAACGAATCTGACCTTGAACGTATTCGAATTCAGTTCGACCTGATTCCGGGAAGAAAAAAAATTATACTTACAACTGAAAAAGATGCCGTAAGGTTGAAAACTCTAAAAAGGTTCCCAAGAAGTTTAAGGGATAAAACTTATTACCTGCCAATCAGGATTAATTTTTTGGAAAAGAGCCATACAGAATTTGATAAACTAATTGTGAATTATGTTACAAAAAATAAAAAGATCGGCCGAATACATCCATAA
- the sppA gene encoding signal peptide peptidase SppA codes for MKNFFTSLLATVVGIILSTFILVLIFVGIVSALSASKDKAVELKDNTILYLKIDQPIVDRKPSSPFDFARFSKNEQIGLNDLLECIEKAKTDEKIAGIYIEPGYSFAGMATIDEIRSALIDFRSSGKFVVSYSNDLLSQPGLYLSSVSDKVFLNPVGMLLLNGLSLQTMHVKNALDKLDIESEVIKIGEYKGAGEMFEFDEMSPANQAQLDRIVTTIWDNMADGICESRGISKDTLNYLVSSLGIKDPTYALKYGLVDSLIYKGDVIKYLKSLTQIDDKDDLNTVELSKYSNVPGKKNFKGIAREKIAVIYASGSIVDGEGEVNNIGGQNFARAIREARRDSTIKAIVLRINSGGGSAMASEDILVELLETKGVKPIVVSMGDVAGSGGYYIACAADTILAGKNTITGSIGVLGVFLNAEGFFNRLGLTFDVSKSHPYADFASQTKPLQPEEKAFLQHFIEITYDQFISHVAEGRSMTKEKVNEIGRGHVYSGSDAKDINLIDNYGGLKDAIAVAHRMAKLGEKYRVVDLPKQPDPIEQFVKEITGEARVKTMLQELGISADTYQQAKDLMQTQGIVALMPFIIQLK; via the coding sequence ATGAAAAACTTTTTTACTTCCCTGTTAGCTACCGTGGTAGGTATCATTCTTTCCACTTTTATACTTGTATTAATTTTCGTTGGCATTGTAAGTGCCCTTTCGGCAAGTAAGGATAAAGCAGTAGAGCTGAAAGACAATACTATTTTATACCTGAAAATTGATCAACCCATTGTAGATCGTAAACCAAGCTCGCCTTTTGATTTTGCCCGCTTCAGTAAAAACGAACAAATCGGGCTCAACGATTTGCTCGAATGCATTGAAAAAGCTAAAACCGACGAAAAAATTGCAGGCATTTACATCGAACCTGGCTATTCGTTTGCCGGAATGGCTACCATCGACGAAATTCGCAGCGCACTCATTGATTTCCGAAGCTCCGGAAAATTTGTGGTAAGCTACAGCAACGACCTGCTTTCGCAACCAGGTCTTTATTTATCATCGGTATCGGACAAGGTGTTTTTAAACCCGGTGGGCATGCTATTGCTCAATGGCTTGAGCCTTCAGACCATGCACGTAAAAAATGCTCTAGACAAACTCGATATCGAATCGGAAGTAATAAAAATAGGCGAATACAAGGGTGCTGGCGAGATGTTCGAATTCGATGAAATGAGCCCGGCTAACCAGGCACAGCTCGATCGGATAGTAACCACCATTTGGGATAATATGGCCGATGGCATTTGTGAATCAAGAGGTATTTCCAAAGATACACTCAACTACCTAGTGAGTTCTCTGGGGATTAAAGATCCGACTTATGCACTAAAATACGGGCTTGTAGATAGCCTTATTTATAAAGGCGATGTGATCAAATACCTAAAAAGCCTAACACAAATTGACGATAAGGACGACCTGAATACAGTAGAGCTGTCAAAATATTCCAATGTACCTGGCAAGAAAAACTTTAAAGGCATTGCCCGCGAAAAAATTGCTGTAATCTATGCCTCTGGCAGCATTGTCGATGGCGAGGGTGAAGTCAACAACATTGGGGGTCAGAATTTTGCCCGCGCCATACGCGAAGCCCGTCGCGATTCGACCATAAAAGCCATTGTATTGCGTATCAACTCGGGAGGTGGCAGCGCCATGGCCTCCGAAGACATACTTGTGGAATTGCTAGAAACCAAAGGCGTAAAACCCATAGTTGTTTCCATGGGCGATGTAGCCGGATCGGGCGGCTATTACATTGCCTGTGCAGCCGATACCATTCTGGCAGGAAAAAATACCATCACCGGATCCATTGGAGTTCTGGGAGTATTTTTAAATGCCGAAGGCTTCTTTAACCGATTGGGCCTAACCTTCGATGTGAGTAAATCACATCCTTATGCCGATTTTGCGTCACAAACAAAACCCCTTCAACCTGAAGAAAAAGCCTTTCTGCAACATTTTATCGAAATCACTTACGACCAGTTTATCAGCCATGTGGCTGAAGGACGCAGCATGACGAAAGAAAAGGTTAATGAAATCGGACGCGGACATGTGTATAGCGGTTCGGATGCCAAAGACATTAACCTGATTGACAATTATGGTGGATTAAAGGATGCTATTGCTGTGGCCCACCGCATGGCCAAACTAGGCGAAAAGTACCGCGTGGTGGATCTGCCTAAACAACCAGACCCCATCGAACAATTTGTAAAAGAAATAACCGGCGAGGCAAGGGTTAAAACCATGCTTCAGGAGCTTGGTATAAGCGCCGATACCTACCAGCAGGCAAAAGACCTCATGCAAACACAAGGTATTGTAGCCCTCATGCCTTTTATTATACAGTTAAAATAA
- the folK gene encoding 2-amino-4-hydroxy-6-hydroxymethyldihydropteridine diphosphokinase, whose protein sequence is MTSNVYCLLGSNLGNRKESLAMACREIDLKAGTIIQMSALYESEAWGYADVSHYYNQAIQLRTELSAQELLQVLLEIEQSMGRIRSEKGYTARPIDIDILLYNQSIIQTPSLTVPHPRMLERRFVLVPLAEIADDFLHPIEKKPIATLLHECQDSLWVEKVI, encoded by the coding sequence ATGACAAGCAACGTGTATTGCCTTCTGGGAAGTAACTTAGGAAATCGCAAGGAGAGCCTTGCAATGGCTTGCCGGGAAATTGATTTAAAGGCGGGTACTATTATACAGATGAGTGCCCTTTACGAGTCCGAAGCATGGGGTTATGCCGATGTGAGCCACTATTATAACCAGGCCATTCAGCTTCGAACCGAACTTTCAGCCCAGGAATTACTGCAAGTATTGCTTGAAATAGAACAATCAATGGGACGAATCCGGTCCGAAAAAGGGTACACTGCCAGACCCATTGATATTGATATTCTTCTCTACAACCAAAGCATTATTCAAACCCCATCGCTCACAGTGCCACATCCCAGAATGTTAGAGCGCAGGTTTGTATTGGTTCCCCTGGCCGAAATAGCGGATGATTTTCTGCATCCCATAGAGAAAAAACCCATTGCTACCTTATTGCATGAATGCCAGGATTCTCTCTGGGTGGAAAAGGTGATCTGA
- a CDS encoding type IX secretion system membrane protein PorP/SprF, which translates to MKKITLIGLLALAGLCGKAAQDPLYTQFMTNPYLINPALTGTYPYYQIISNNRIQWTGMEGGPITNTLSMYGPFKSQPMGVGGYIMSDNVGPAETRISINGSYGYNYSIAEDLKISMGLMLGVMQHKIDGSKLRIAEYDPYFTPGQVYTNIKPDATVGFYLFSSTYNGGLSVTNLFGNKFQFDTPGEFDTVPRSTIAKLNQHFYLHGGYKYYVNRDLAIEPTLILRKVKGTSPQLDFNVRAWYGQRNWDGTQLWGGLSYRSEDAVTILVGVIYQRKIEVGYSYDIGINKLSPYNSGSHELMITFRFNNFQEL; encoded by the coding sequence ATGAAAAAAATAACCCTCATCGGATTGCTTGCCTTAGCGGGCCTTTGCGGAAAAGCGGCTCAAGACCCTTTGTATACGCAATTTATGACCAATCCCTATCTGATTAACCCAGCCCTTACCGGTACCTATCCATATTATCAGATTATTTCCAATAACCGGATACAATGGACAGGAATGGAAGGTGGCCCAATAACCAATACGCTTAGCATGTACGGACCTTTCAAATCGCAGCCCATGGGGGTTGGGGGTTACATCATGAGCGATAACGTGGGTCCGGCCGAAACACGCATTAGCATCAATGGTTCCTATGGCTACAACTACTCCATTGCCGAAGACCTGAAAATTAGCATGGGGTTGATGCTTGGAGTGATGCAACATAAAATTGACGGTTCGAAACTACGCATTGCTGAATATGATCCCTATTTTACGCCCGGACAGGTTTATACCAACATTAAACCTGATGCTACGGTAGGGTTTTACTTGTTTTCTTCAACTTACAACGGTGGATTGTCGGTAACCAATCTATTTGGAAATAAATTCCAGTTCGATACACCCGGCGAATTCGATACTGTTCCGCGCAGCACTATCGCAAAATTGAACCAACACTTTTATTTGCACGGTGGTTATAAATATTATGTCAACCGCGATTTGGCCATCGAACCCACCCTCATTCTGAGGAAAGTAAAAGGCACCTCTCCCCAGCTCGACTTTAATGTGCGTGCATGGTACGGACAGCGTAACTGGGATGGCACCCAACTCTGGGGTGGTCTTTCGTACCGTTCAGAAGATGCTGTAACCATTCTTGTGGGCGTTATTTACCAACGTAAAATTGAGGTAGGGTATTCGTACGATATCGGCATTAACAAATTGAGCCCTTATAACTCAGGCTCGCATGAACTAATGATTACATTCCGCTTCAACAATTTCCAGGAACTTTAG